One Thauera sp. K11 DNA window includes the following coding sequences:
- a CDS encoding DUF6394 family protein, producing MNLEKVVFGFFIVLAATLNFGFFVGEIDNPSHHDVYELFAALVVSLVATVLKFGDRTQIGAVHLSTSLVADLQLFAAAMVWGYAAHVSPDGVTAEMVSRVVSLSGGALFANVVSVIILIAETIMQRR from the coding sequence ATGAACCTCGAAAAGGTCGTCTTCGGTTTCTTCATCGTACTGGCCGCGACGCTGAACTTCGGCTTCTTCGTCGGCGAGATCGACAACCCCAGCCACCACGACGTCTACGAGTTGTTCGCCGCGCTCGTCGTCAGCCTGGTGGCGACGGTGCTCAAGTTCGGCGACCGGACGCAGATCGGCGCAGTCCATCTTTCGACCAGCCTGGTGGCCGACCTGCAGTTGTTCGCGGCGGCGATGGTGTGGGGCTACGCCGCCCACGTCTCGCCCGACGGCGTCACGGCGGAGATGGTCTCGCGCGTCGTCTCGCTGTCCGGCGGCGCGCTGTTCGCCAACGTCGTTTCGGTGATCATCCTGATCGCCGAGACCATCATGCAGCGCCGCTGA
- the acnB gene encoding bifunctional aconitate hydratase 2/2-methylisocitrate dehydratase: MLEAYRAHVAERAALGIPPLPLSRQQVTELVALLKNPPVGEEAFLVELLTYRVPAGVDDAAKIKAEFLSRVAKGEESCGLVSRAKATELLGTMLGGFNIKPLIDLLADAEVGAVAAEGLKKTLLMFDYFHDVKELAVAGNANAKAVMQSWADAEWFTSRPEVPASQKLTVFKVTGETNTDDLSPAPDAWSRPDIPLHALAMLKNPRPGITPEEAGVRGPVKFLEDLKAKGNLVAYVGDVVGTGSSRKSATNSVLWFTGEDIPFVPNKRFGGVCLGSKIAPIFFNTMEDAGALPIEIDAGQMDMGDEIELAVDQASGKVTATKNGAVIAESQLKTLVILDEVRAGGRIPLIIGRGLTTKAREALGLPPSTLFRLPQAPVDSGKGFSLAQKMVGRACGLPEGQGIRPGTYCEPRMTTVGSQDTTGPMTRDELKDLACLGFSADMTMQSFCHTAAYPKLVDVRMHRELPSFISTRGGVSLRPGDGVIHSWLNRLLLPDTVGTGGDSHTRFPIGISFPAGSGLVAFAAATGVMPLDMPESVLVRFKGTLQPGVTLRDLVNAIPLYAIKQGLLTVEKKGKKNIFSGRILEIEGLPDLKVEQAFELTDASAERSAAGCTVHLNKAPIVEYMNSNITLMKWMIANGYEDARTLKRRIKAMEDWIANGELLKGDADAEYAAVIEIDLADVKEPIVACPNDPDDVKFLSEVAGDKIDEVFIGSCMTNIGHFRAAGKVLDGKSDIPTRLWIAPPTKMDAMILNEEGYYGVLGRSGARMEMPGCSLCMGNQAQIRKGSTAMSTSTRNFPNRLGIDTRVYLGSAELAAVCALMGKIPTVQEYMEQVEVVNKKAADIYRYMNFDQIEEFRSVADTVEM; encoded by the coding sequence GTGCTTGAAGCCTACCGTGCCCATGTCGCCGAACGTGCCGCCCTCGGAATCCCGCCGCTGCCGCTGTCCAGGCAGCAGGTCACCGAACTGGTCGCACTGCTGAAGAATCCCCCCGTCGGCGAGGAGGCTTTCCTCGTCGAACTGCTGACCTACCGCGTTCCGGCCGGTGTCGACGATGCCGCCAAGATCAAGGCCGAGTTCCTGTCCAGGGTCGCCAAGGGCGAGGAAAGCTGTGGCCTGGTGTCGCGCGCCAAGGCCACCGAACTGCTCGGCACCATGCTGGGCGGCTTCAACATCAAGCCGCTGATCGACCTGCTCGCCGATGCCGAAGTCGGCGCGGTCGCCGCCGAGGGCCTGAAGAAGACCCTGCTGATGTTCGACTACTTCCACGACGTCAAGGAACTGGCTGTCGCCGGCAACGCCAACGCCAAGGCGGTGATGCAGTCCTGGGCCGATGCCGAGTGGTTCACCAGCCGCCCGGAAGTGCCGGCCTCGCAGAAGCTCACCGTGTTCAAGGTCACCGGCGAAACCAATACCGACGATCTCTCCCCGGCGCCGGACGCCTGGTCGCGCCCCGACATCCCGCTGCACGCGCTGGCCATGCTGAAGAATCCGCGTCCGGGCATCACACCGGAAGAAGCCGGCGTGCGCGGCCCGGTCAAGTTCCTCGAAGACCTCAAGGCCAAGGGCAACCTGGTCGCCTACGTCGGCGACGTGGTCGGCACCGGCTCCTCGCGCAAGTCCGCCACCAACTCGGTGCTGTGGTTCACCGGCGAGGACATCCCCTTCGTGCCGAACAAGCGCTTCGGCGGCGTGTGCCTGGGCTCCAAGATCGCCCCGATCTTCTTCAACACCATGGAAGACGCCGGCGCGCTGCCGATCGAGATCGACGCCGGCCAGATGGACATGGGCGACGAGATCGAACTCGCGGTCGACCAGGCCAGCGGCAAGGTCACCGCGACGAAGAACGGCGCCGTGATCGCCGAATCGCAGCTCAAGACCCTGGTGATCCTCGACGAAGTGCGCGCCGGCGGCCGCATCCCGCTGATCATCGGCCGCGGCCTCACCACCAAGGCGCGCGAAGCGCTCGGCCTGCCGCCCTCCACCCTGTTCCGCCTGCCGCAGGCCCCGGTCGACAGCGGCAAGGGCTTCTCGCTGGCGCAGAAGATGGTCGGCCGCGCCTGCGGCCTGCCGGAAGGCCAGGGCATCCGCCCGGGCACCTACTGCGAACCCAGGATGACCACCGTCGGCTCGCAGGACACCACCGGCCCGATGACCCGCGACGAACTCAAGGACCTCGCCTGCCTCGGCTTCTCCGCCGACATGACGATGCAATCCTTCTGCCACACCGCCGCCTATCCGAAGCTGGTCGACGTGCGCATGCACCGCGAGCTGCCGAGCTTCATCAGCACCCGCGGCGGCGTCAGCCTGCGTCCGGGCGACGGCGTGATCCACTCCTGGCTCAACCGCCTGCTGCTGCCCGACACCGTCGGCACCGGCGGCGACAGCCACACCCGCTTCCCGATCGGCATCTCCTTCCCGGCGGGCTCCGGTCTGGTGGCCTTCGCCGCCGCCACCGGCGTGATGCCGCTCGACATGCCGGAGTCCGTGCTGGTGCGCTTCAAGGGCACGCTGCAGCCGGGCGTCACGCTGCGTGACCTGGTCAACGCCATCCCGCTGTACGCGATCAAGCAGGGTCTGCTGACGGTCGAGAAGAAGGGCAAGAAGAACATCTTCTCCGGCCGCATCCTCGAAATCGAGGGCCTGCCCGACCTGAAGGTGGAACAGGCGTTCGAACTCACCGACGCCTCGGCCGAACGCTCCGCCGCCGGCTGCACGGTGCATCTGAACAAGGCGCCGATCGTCGAGTACATGAACTCGAACATCACGCTGATGAAGTGGATGATCGCCAACGGCTACGAGGATGCCCGCACTCTCAAGCGCCGCATCAAGGCGATGGAAGACTGGATCGCCAACGGCGAACTGCTGAAGGGCGATGCCGACGCCGAGTACGCCGCGGTCATCGAGATCGACCTGGCCGACGTCAAGGAGCCGATCGTCGCCTGCCCGAACGACCCGGACGACGTCAAGTTCCTGTCCGAAGTCGCCGGCGACAAGATCGACGAAGTGTTCATCGGCTCGTGCATGACCAACATCGGCCACTTCCGCGCCGCCGGCAAGGTGCTGGACGGCAAGTCCGACATCCCGACCCGCCTGTGGATCGCGCCGCCGACCAAGATGGACGCGATGATCCTCAACGAGGAAGGCTACTACGGCGTGCTCGGCCGCTCCGGCGCCCGCATGGAGATGCCGGGCTGCTCGCTGTGCATGGGCAACCAGGCGCAGATCCGCAAGGGCAGCACCGCGATGTCGACCTCGACGCGCAACTTCCCCAACCGCCTCGGCATCGACACCCGCGTCTACCTGGGCTCGGCCGAACTGGCCGCGGTGTGCGCGCTGATGGGCAAGATCCCGACCGTCCAGGAGTACATGGAGCAGGTCGAGGTCGTG
- a CDS encoding RNA-binding S4 domain-containing protein, whose product MRITFAVRGDHIQLDQLLKAANLVTSGGAAHLAVEAGQVEVDGRPEQRKRAKLRPGQTVSFDGRQIVLVAAGG is encoded by the coding sequence ATGCGCATCACCTTCGCCGTGCGCGGCGACCATATCCAGCTCGATCAACTGCTGAAGGCGGCCAACCTCGTCACCTCGGGCGGCGCCGCCCATCTGGCGGTCGAGGCCGGACAGGTGGAGGTGGACGGCAGGCCGGAGCAGCGCAAGCGGGCGAAGCTCCGGCCCGGCCAGACGGTCAGCTTCGACGGCCGGCAGATCGTGCTGGTGGCCGCCGGGGGCTGA
- a CDS encoding potassium channel family protein, with protein MTPLPRHQSIFFLVLRRMRMPLILLIVIMAISVLGLTLAPGVDADGKVQHLSIFHAFYFISYTATTIGFGEIPYAFSDQQRLWVMISIYLSVIGWAYTLGSLFSLLSDRNLQQAFAIQRFSRSVRRLREPFYLVCGYGETGRLVCDALDRLRHRAVVIELDESRVGEIELQGYVADVPAIAADVRNPETLKFAGLTHPQCVGVIALTNDDESNLAVAISARLLAPKIPVLCRAQRAETAATMTAFGTRHVINPFQEFAETLALALHAPAAWQLTHWLTGLPGTTVERYRNPPRGHWILCGHGRFGQQMVSAMDAEAVPVTIIDRDLPDDLEHRWVHGEGTSPDALHQAGVLAAVGIIAATRSDIDNLSIAVAARELNDSLFVILRQNHYANRALFEAYDADTTVVPSEIIGHECLAILSTPLLVPFLNMLRRTDPAWCTGLFEHLTDRLGWDVPEVWSVRINLATAPALYRRLMRGETVTLAMLLRSPQDRAERLECEVLYLDRDADDHRMAPDADTALRAGDEILLAGKPGSRNGFALTIANEHTLNYVLAGTDLPGGWIWERMAGSRKAAPRPNLP; from the coding sequence ATGACTCCGCTACCGCGCCATCAGAGCATCTTCTTCCTCGTCCTGCGGCGCATGCGCATGCCGCTGATCCTGCTGATCGTCATCATGGCGATCTCGGTGCTGGGGCTGACGCTGGCCCCCGGCGTGGACGCCGACGGCAAGGTCCAGCACCTGAGCATCTTCCACGCCTTCTATTTCATCAGCTACACCGCCACCACCATCGGTTTCGGCGAGATTCCCTACGCCTTCTCGGACCAGCAGCGCCTGTGGGTGATGATCTCCATCTACCTGTCGGTGATCGGCTGGGCCTACACGCTGGGCAGCCTGTTCTCGCTGCTGTCCGATCGCAACCTGCAGCAGGCTTTCGCCATCCAGCGCTTCTCGCGCTCGGTGCGCCGGTTGCGCGAACCCTTCTACCTCGTCTGCGGCTACGGAGAAACCGGGCGGCTGGTGTGCGATGCGCTCGACCGGCTGCGCCACCGCGCGGTGGTCATCGAACTGGACGAATCCAGGGTCGGCGAGATCGAACTGCAGGGCTATGTCGCCGACGTGCCGGCCATCGCCGCGGACGTGCGCAATCCCGAGACCCTCAAGTTCGCCGGGCTCACCCATCCGCAATGCGTGGGCGTGATCGCGCTGACCAACGACGACGAGAGCAATCTGGCCGTCGCCATCTCCGCGCGGCTGCTGGCGCCCAAGATTCCGGTGCTGTGCCGCGCGCAGCGCGCCGAGACGGCTGCGACGATGACGGCATTCGGCACGCGCCACGTGATCAACCCCTTCCAGGAATTCGCCGAAACGCTTGCGCTCGCGCTGCATGCCCCGGCCGCCTGGCAGCTCACCCACTGGCTCACCGGCCTGCCCGGCACCACCGTCGAGCGCTACCGCAACCCGCCGCGCGGCCACTGGATACTGTGCGGCCACGGCCGTTTCGGCCAGCAGATGGTGAGCGCGATGGATGCCGAGGCGGTGCCGGTCACCATCATCGACCGCGACCTTCCGGACGATCTCGAACACCGCTGGGTCCACGGCGAGGGCACGAGCCCCGACGCATTGCACCAGGCGGGCGTGCTGGCCGCCGTGGGCATCATCGCGGCGACGCGCTCCGACATCGACAACCTGTCGATCGCGGTGGCCGCGCGCGAACTCAACGACTCGCTGTTCGTCATCCTGCGCCAGAACCACTACGCGAACCGCGCACTGTTCGAAGCCTACGACGCGGACACCACCGTGGTGCCGAGCGAGATCATCGGCCACGAATGCCTGGCCATCCTCAGCACTCCGCTCCTGGTGCCCTTCCTGAACATGCTGCGGCGCACCGATCCGGCGTGGTGCACCGGGCTGTTCGAGCACCTGACGGACCGCCTCGGCTGGGACGTGCCCGAGGTGTGGAGCGTGCGCATCAACCTCGCCACGGCGCCGGCCCTGTACCGGCGCCTGATGCGCGGCGAGACCGTCACGCTGGCCATGCTGCTGCGCTCGCCGCAGGATCGCGCCGAGCGGCTCGAATGCGAGGTCCTGTACCTCGATCGCGATGCCGACGACCACCGCATGGCGCCGGACGCCGACACGGCGCTGAGGGCGGGAGACGAGATCCTCCTCGCCGGCAAGCCCGGCAGCCGCAACGGCTTCGCCCTCACCATCGCCAACGAGCACACCCTCAACTACGTGCTCGCCGGTACCGACCTGCCTGGCGGCTGGATCTGGGAAAGGATGGCCGGATCGAGGAAAGCCGCGCCGCGCCCGAATCTGCCATGA
- a CDS encoding YkgJ family cysteine cluster protein, whose product MDEYTFNPCLSCGICCTHFRIAFYWAEADDAPGGFVPAAMTEKLTHHMRCMKGSNDLPRRCSALSGKVGERVACTIYENRPTPCREFPAYFDDGTPNPKCDELRASIGLPPLPWHPGTLPAAA is encoded by the coding sequence ATGGACGAGTACACGTTCAATCCCTGCCTGAGCTGCGGCATCTGCTGCACCCATTTCCGCATTGCGTTCTACTGGGCCGAGGCCGACGACGCGCCGGGCGGCTTCGTGCCAGCGGCGATGACCGAGAAACTGACGCACCACATGCGCTGCATGAAAGGCAGCAACGACCTGCCGCGGCGCTGCTCGGCGCTGTCGGGCAAGGTGGGCGAGCGGGTGGCGTGCACCATCTACGAGAACAGGCCGACGCCGTGCCGCGAGTTCCCGGCGTATTTCGACGACGGTACGCCGAATCCGAAGTGCGACGAACTGCGTGCCAGCATCGGCCTGCCGCCGCTGCCGTGGCATCCGGGGACGCTGCCGGCGGCGGCGTGA
- a CDS encoding ATP adenylyltransferase family protein gives MTSPPSSTLLDRSAITTRNALKSGALLPIRTNHTTIEERGLRFAVRWVSSLALKDQARVATVSRRNPDFNPFLPPEPELTVGALGDAHLVVLNKFPVIDHHLLIVTRAWESQSAPLTCADFAALAQVVGPHGGLGFYNGGTEAGASQPHKHLQWVPHVQDDGSPPRLDAPGGLAAGLPPAPQGSPVANAALPWLHAFVALDGRGWQHAGEAGDMLHQAFSSAWRAMDMPAPSEPMAPYNLLVTRDWLLVVPRRREKWRHVSVNSLGYAGSLFARTPEQIEELRSAGPLAVLAAVGLPA, from the coding sequence ATGACCAGCCCGCCCAGCAGCACCTTGCTCGACCGCAGCGCCATCACCACGCGCAATGCGCTGAAATCCGGCGCACTGCTGCCGATCCGCACCAACCACACGACGATCGAAGAGCGCGGCCTGCGCTTCGCGGTGCGCTGGGTGTCCTCGCTCGCGCTGAAGGACCAGGCCCGGGTCGCCACCGTCAGCCGGCGCAACCCCGACTTCAACCCCTTCCTGCCGCCCGAACCGGAGCTGACGGTGGGCGCGCTGGGCGACGCGCACCTGGTCGTGCTGAACAAGTTCCCGGTCATCGACCACCATCTGCTGATCGTCACCCGTGCGTGGGAATCGCAGTCGGCGCCGCTGACCTGCGCCGACTTCGCCGCCCTGGCCCAGGTCGTCGGCCCCCACGGCGGCCTCGGCTTCTACAACGGCGGCACCGAGGCCGGCGCGAGCCAGCCTCACAAGCACCTGCAGTGGGTGCCGCACGTGCAGGACGACGGCAGCCCGCCACGGCTCGACGCGCCCGGCGGCCTCGCCGCGGGGTTGCCGCCCGCGCCGCAGGGATCGCCGGTCGCCAACGCCGCACTGCCCTGGCTGCATGCCTTCGTGGCGCTGGACGGCCGCGGGTGGCAGCACGCCGGAGAGGCCGGCGACATGCTCCACCAGGCTTTTTCGTCCGCCTGGCGGGCCATGGACATGCCGGCGCCGAGCGAACCGATGGCGCCCTACAACCTGCTCGTGACCCGTGACTGGCTGCTCGTCGTGCCCCGCCGCCGCGAGAAGTGGCGGCACGTGTCGGTCAATTCGCTCGGCTACGCCGGCTCGCTGTTCGCCCGCACGCCCGAGCAGATCGAGGAACTGCGTAGCGCCGGCCCGCTGGCGGTGCTCGCCGCGGTCGGCCTGCCCGCCTGA
- a CDS encoding YecA/YgfB family protein, producing MSETTAPGHPAENPYLMSDEAFEALEEILTSDIVPEDCMDLEMLDGFLAGVLLSPRVIPVERWLPAVWSAHEDDVGFGSGSGVQRAIRLVLSYYNEMATTLGLDEEEEACWEPFCFAIADGDTLRLGEEWIEGFAHGLELWPQDWEQGLSEDTIEAVQSTLDEVLAPWRPGGDGEDDEVPSLADGDVDDETRLGWLAEVGEGVNDIFAHWRDIGLPPPQPLEIELPPQAAAGTEPGRNDPCSCGSGKKYKKCCGADKD from the coding sequence ATGAGCGAAACCACTGCCCCGGGCCATCCCGCAGAAAATCCCTACCTGATGAGCGACGAAGCCTTCGAGGCGCTGGAGGAGATCCTCACCTCGGACATCGTGCCCGAAGACTGCATGGACCTCGAGATGCTGGACGGCTTCCTGGCCGGCGTGCTGCTGTCGCCGCGGGTCATCCCGGTGGAGCGCTGGCTGCCGGCGGTGTGGTCGGCGCACGAGGACGACGTCGGCTTCGGCTCGGGCAGCGGCGTGCAGCGGGCGATCCGGCTGGTGCTGTCCTATTACAACGAGATGGCGACGACCCTCGGCCTGGACGAGGAAGAAGAAGCCTGCTGGGAGCCGTTCTGCTTCGCGATTGCCGATGGCGACACGCTCAGGCTCGGCGAAGAGTGGATCGAGGGCTTCGCCCATGGCCTGGAACTGTGGCCGCAGGACTGGGAACAGGGCCTGTCGGAAGACACCATCGAAGCAGTGCAGTCCACGCTCGACGAGGTGCTGGCGCCCTGGCGGCCGGGCGGCGACGGCGAGGACGACGAGGTTCCGTCCCTGGCCGATGGCGATGTGGACGACGAGACCCGCCTCGGCTGGCTGGCCGAGGTCGGCGAGGGCGTCAACGACATCTTCGCCCACTGGCGCGACATCGGCCTTCCCCCCCCCCAACCGCTGGAGATCGAGTTGCCGCCGCAGGCGGCGGCCGGGACGGAGCCCGGCCGCAACGATCCCTGCTCCTGCGGCAGCGGCAAGAAGTACAAGAAATGCTGCGGAGCCGACAAGGACTGA
- a CDS encoding YkgJ family cysteine cluster protein, whose product MHEDHCTRCGACCAAYRVDFHRAELASCEAGGVPDAMAVQVTAMLRRMRGTDEAPPRCAALEGEIGRSVRCSIYSSRPSPCRDFAPYAALGIGDDACRRARLRHGLPPL is encoded by the coding sequence GTGCACGAGGATCACTGCACCCGCTGCGGCGCCTGCTGCGCCGCCTACAGGGTCGATTTCCACCGGGCCGAGCTTGCGTCGTGCGAGGCCGGCGGCGTGCCCGATGCGATGGCGGTGCAGGTCACCGCGATGCTGCGCCGCATGCGGGGCACGGACGAGGCGCCGCCGCGCTGTGCTGCGCTCGAGGGCGAGATCGGCCGCTCGGTGCGGTGCTCCATCTATTCCAGCCGTCCCTCGCCCTGCCGCGACTTCGCCCCCTATGCCGCGCTGGGGATCGGGGACGACGCCTGCCGCCGGGCGCGGCTGCGGCATGGCCTGCCGCCGTTGTGA
- a CDS encoding YchJ family protein: MKTPPCPCGSGKPLAVCCQPVLAGTKPAASAEALMRSRYTAFALGDARWLLASWHASTRPADLDPGDEPRPKWIGLEIRCHRNVDADHAEVEFVARCRVGGRARRLHETSRFVREDGRWYYVDGDIHD, from the coding sequence ATGAAGACCCCACCCTGCCCATGCGGTTCCGGCAAGCCGCTCGCCGTGTGCTGCCAGCCGGTCCTGGCCGGCACCAAGCCGGCGGCCAGTGCAGAGGCGCTCATGCGCTCGCGCTACACCGCCTTCGCCCTGGGCGACGCGCGCTGGCTGCTCGCGTCATGGCATGCAAGCACCCGCCCGGCCGACCTGGACCCCGGCGATGAACCCCGCCCGAAGTGGATCGGCCTCGAGATCCGGTGCCATCGGAACGTGGACGCCGACCACGCCGAGGTGGAATTCGTCGCCCGCTGCCGCGTCGGCGGACGCGCCCGGCGCCTGCACGAAACGAGCCGCTTCGTGCGCGAAGACGGACGCTGGTACTACGTCGACGGCGACATCCACGACTGA
- the gstA gene encoding glutathione transferase GstA has translation MKLYYSPGACSLSPHIVLREAGADFALVRVDLKAKKTEDGSDYLAINPKGYVPALELDNGELLTEGPAIIQYLADLHPAAGLAPTPGTLERARLQEWLNMISTELHKSFTPLFRGAGEEWRNAALENINRRFDFVARHLATRPFLMGDAFSVADAYLFTVLSWTAFVKFDLSPWPELQAYSQRIGARPTVQAALRAEGLLK, from the coding sequence ATGAAGCTTTACTACAGCCCCGGCGCCTGCTCGCTGTCCCCCCACATCGTCCTGCGCGAAGCGGGCGCGGATTTCGCGCTCGTGCGCGTGGACCTCAAGGCCAAGAAGACCGAGGACGGCAGCGACTATCTCGCGATCAATCCCAAGGGCTACGTTCCGGCGCTGGAACTCGACAACGGCGAACTGTTGACCGAAGGGCCCGCGATCATCCAGTACCTGGCCGACCTCCATCCGGCCGCCGGCCTGGCACCGACGCCCGGCACGCTGGAACGCGCGCGGCTGCAGGAATGGCTCAACATGATCTCCACCGAGCTGCACAAGTCGTTCACCCCGCTGTTCCGCGGCGCGGGGGAGGAATGGCGCAATGCCGCGCTGGAGAACATCAACCGGCGCTTCGACTTCGTCGCCCGGCATCTGGCGACGCGCCCCTTCCTGATGGGAGACGCGTTCAGCGTCGCCGACGCCTACCTCTTCACCGTGCTGAGCTGGACCGCCTTCGTGAAGTTCGACCTGTCGCCGTGGCCCGAACTGCAAGCCTACTCGCAACGCATCGGCGCGCGCCCTACCGTGCAGGCCGCCCTGCGCGCCGAGGGCCTGCTGAAGTGA